From the Desulfovibrio sp. JY genome, one window contains:
- a CDS encoding type 1 glutamine amidotransferase domain-containing protein: MAKRILFVLSGHAAMGGGKPAGCYFPELVHPYYVMVERGIELDFTTPGPDGPVLAQTDFNDPAQIRLLMDRQAMDRMLAAPRPDTVDAAKYDAIFYTGGHGGLYDFPDDPSLIAIAENIWSRRGVVSGMCHGPAGLLNLKDPSGDSLIKGRKVTGFSRAEEVTFGVLMDIPYVLEDALVSRGARYCCYGVNQGFVVRDGRLITGQNWYSSQLVAEAVADALEA; this comes from the coding sequence ATGGCCAAGCGTATCCTGTTCGTGCTCTCCGGCCATGCCGCCATGGGCGGCGGCAAGCCCGCCGGCTGCTATTTTCCGGAGCTGGTGCATCCCTATTATGTCATGGTCGAACGGGGCATCGAGCTGGATTTCACCACCCCGGGGCCGGACGGCCCGGTGCTGGCCCAGACCGACTTCAACGACCCGGCCCAGATACGGCTTCTCATGGACCGGCAGGCCATGGACCGCATGCTGGCCGCGCCCCGGCCGGACACGGTGGACGCCGCCAAATACGACGCCATCTTCTATACCGGCGGCCATGGCGGGCTCTACGACTTTCCCGACGATCCGTCCCTAATCGCCATTGCCGAAAACATCTGGTCCCGGCGCGGCGTCGTCTCGGGCATGTGCCACGGCCCGGCCGGGCTGCTCAATCTCAAGGACCCTTCGGGCGACTCCCTGATCAAGGGCCGCAAGGTGACGGGTTTTTCCCGGGCCGAGGAGGTGACCTTCGGCGTGCTCATGGACATCCCCTACGTCCTCGAGGACGCCCTCGTCTCCCGGGGGGCGCGCTATTGCTGTTACGGCGTCAACCAGGGGTTCGTGGTCCGCGACGGCCGGCTCATCACCGGCCAGAACTGGTATTCCTCCCAGCTCGTGGCCGAGGCCGTGGCCGACGCGCTTGAGGCCTGA